From Pseudomonas sp. StFLB209, a single genomic window includes:
- a CDS encoding GGDEF domain-containing protein, whose product MSSPPRIDPVVIDTSSVPRPSARPRLSVQEHPVDMRQLGYQLAQQLQTSLEADRILEMFCKGLTQAGLLDGLTYSHAASDLQLSFGDCTPPATRYDLSHAGEPLGQLELHHRHPLGAALGDDLQALVSCLLYPLRNALLYRMAIKSALRDPLTDTGNRVAMDQVLTREVDDSRRYRQPLSLLMLDIDHFKQINDTHGHVNGDQVLKSVAQTLKQQVRNVDRVFRYGGEEFVIILANTDREAAAMIGERLRQTVEALEVVGLDGLRPSISLGCATLLPAESVDSLLRRADSALYAAKREGRNRMMMAG is encoded by the coding sequence ATGAGTTCTCCACCCCGGATCGACCCAGTAGTCATTGATACCAGCAGCGTGCCGCGCCCATCCGCGCGCCCTCGCCTGTCAGTTCAGGAACACCCTGTGGACATGCGTCAACTGGGTTATCAACTGGCTCAGCAACTGCAGACCAGCCTGGAGGCCGACCGCATCCTGGAGATGTTCTGCAAGGGGCTGACCCAGGCCGGGCTGCTCGATGGCCTCACTTACAGCCATGCCGCCAGTGACCTGCAACTGTCGTTCGGCGACTGCACCCCACCTGCCACCCGTTACGATCTCAGCCATGCTGGCGAGCCGCTCGGGCAACTGGAACTGCATCACCGCCATCCGTTGGGTGCTGCGCTGGGCGATGACCTGCAAGCGCTGGTCAGCTGCCTTCTCTACCCTTTGCGCAATGCCTTGCTGTACCGGATGGCGATCAAAAGCGCGTTGCGTGATCCGCTGACCGATACAGGCAATCGTGTTGCGATGGATCAGGTTCTGACCCGGGAGGTGGATGACTCGCGGCGTTATCGCCAGCCGCTGTCGTTGCTGATGCTGGATATCGACCATTTCAAGCAGATCAATGACACCCATGGGCACGTCAATGGTGACCAGGTACTCAAAAGTGTGGCGCAGACGCTCAAGCAGCAAGTGCGCAATGTCGACCGGGTGTTTCGCTACGGCGGCGAGGAGTTCGTGATCATTCTGGCAAACACTGATCGCGAGGCCGCGGCGATGATTGGCGAACGTTTGCGCCAGACGGTGGAGGCGCTGGAGGTCGTTGGTCTGGATGGCCTGCGGCCAAGTATCAGCCTGGGCTGCGCGACATTATTGCCGGCCGAATCGGTCGACAGCTTGCTGCGCCGGGCTGACAGTGCGCTGTATGCGGCCAAGCGTGAAGGCCGCAACCGGATGATGATGGCGGGCTGA
- a CDS encoding TenA family transcriptional regulator, which translates to MIDTFVRTGPLMEPGSYPGWAQQLINDCSGAKARVVGHELYQRMRDARLSPTVMRHYLIGGWPVVEQFSVYMAQNLIKTRFGRHPGEDMARRWLMRNIRVELNHADYWVNWCEAHDVSLSDLKAQRVAPELHALSHWCSQSCTSDSLAVAMAATNYAIEGATGEWAALVCSTGTYAEAFPDESRKRAMKWLKMHAQYDDAHPWEALEIICTLIGNHASEAQQYELRQAITRSYDYMYLFLERCMQLERSSKPVRELLAEPA; encoded by the coding sequence ATGATCGACACTTTTGTCCGAACTGGCCCACTCATGGAACCGGGCAGTTACCCGGGTTGGGCACAGCAATTGATCAACGATTGCAGTGGCGCCAAGGCTCGCGTGGTCGGGCATGAGCTGTACCAGCGGATGCGTGACGCACGCCTGAGCCCTACGGTCATGCGCCATTACCTGATTGGCGGTTGGCCGGTGGTGGAGCAGTTTTCGGTGTACATGGCGCAGAACCTGATCAAGACCCGTTTTGGCCGTCATCCCGGTGAAGACATGGCGCGCCGCTGGCTAATGCGCAATATTCGCGTCGAACTTAATCACGCTGATTATTGGGTCAACTGGTGCGAGGCCCACGACGTCAGCCTCAGCGACCTCAAGGCGCAGCGCGTTGCGCCTGAGCTGCATGCGTTGAGCCACTGGTGCTCGCAGAGCTGCACCAGCGACAGCCTGGCAGTGGCCATGGCGGCGACCAACTATGCTATCGAGGGCGCTACCGGCGAATGGGCTGCCCTGGTGTGCTCCACCGGCACCTACGCCGAAGCCTTCCCGGATGAATCCCGCAAACGGGCCATGAAATGGCTGAAGATGCACGCCCAGTACGACGACGCCCATCCATGGGAAGCGCTGGAAATCATCTGCACCCTGATCGGCAACCATGCCAGCGAAGCGCAGCAATATGAATTGCGTCAGGCCATTACCCGCAGCTACGACTACATGTACCTGTTTCTGGAACGCTGTATGCAACTTGAACGCAGCAGTAAGCCGGTACGTGAACTGCTCGCCGAACCTGCGTAA